A stretch of DNA from Novipirellula galeiformis:
TTTGAGGAGTCCGGTTTTGCCCAACCCCGTGAGGGAGACCGGGTGATGTTGACCGATCATGGTGGGCAAGCCGCTTACAAAAACTTTCAATTGACGGTGTTGCCGGCACCCACCGAAGCTGACGTTTCCTCATCCATCGCCGGACCGTTTCTTGCGAACGGGATGCGCAACAGTTGGGCGGATCAAAACTCAATCGTGTTGTGGACTCGGACGACCAAGAATCCAGAAGCGAAGATGGATGGACTGCCTTTTGTGAAATTGTCCAAGGGCAAAGCAAAGAAGCTGGCGACGGGGACTGACGCGAAAAAACTTCTTGACGCACAGTTGCCCGCCGGAGCGGAACTGGACCAGATGCTCGGAGCGTGTCCCGGAATCGCAGGCGAGGTGCGATTGACCTATTTCCCAAAATTGAAACGCTACGATTCGAAGACCACCCCGTGGAAGACGACGGTCGCTGAAGAAGATTTCACGGCTCAGTGGGCTTTGAAAGATCTAAAGCCAGGTACCGAGTACGCGGCAATCGTGGAAACGCGGCCGGTGGGCAACGATGGAGTTCCGGCGGAAGCTCTGTCGGCGGTTTTGCGAGGCGGCTTCGAAACGGCGCCCGATGCGAGCCGCGATCAAGACGTACGGTTCTGTATGACAACCTGCCACGATTTCATTCGCCGCGATGATGGCGATTTGGGACACAAAATCTATCCCGCCTTTGAACAGATTGGACCTGATTTTGTCGTGCACGCCGGAGACATCGAATACTACGACAAACCCGATCCATGGGCGATGACAAAGGAATTGATGCGGTTTAAATGGCAGCGTATTTTTGCCTTGCCCAACAATCGTCGTTTCTATGCAAACCACACCACTTACTTCATCAAAGATGACCACGACACATTGAAAAATGATTGTTGGCCGGGCGAACGCTACGGATCGGTTTCCTTTGAAGAAGGCGTCCAATTGTTCAACGAAGAACAATTCCCCTCGCACCAGCCTCGGTACCAAACGGTTTCGTGGGGCAAGCATACCCAGATGTGGATCTTGGAAGGACGCGATTTTCGAAGCCCCAACAACATGCCGGACGGACCTGAAAAGACGATCCTTGGGAAGACACAAAAAGAATGGCTGTTGCAGACGCTGAAAGATTCCGACGCGACGTTTAAGTTGCTTTTCAGTCCGACGCCGATCGTGGGGCCTGACCGTGAAAACAAGAGTGACAACCATGCCAACGACAACTTCGTTCACGAGGGGGACGAGCTGCGGCGGGCCTTTGCAGAGATCGACGGTTTGATCATCTTCTGCGGCGATCGCCATTGGCAATACGCGTCGCTGGACGAAAAATCGGGGCTGTGGGAATTCGGCTGTGGCCCCGGAAGTGCCGACCATGAACTGGGCTGGAAGCCAGGTGACAAACGGCCGACGCATCAATTCCTGCGAGTCGCTGGTGGCTTTTTGTCAGGCCGAGTTAAAGCCAAAGGAATGGATGGCAAGCCCGAGCTGACGCTGCGTCATCATGAAGTGAATGGGAAACAAGTCAGCGAGTTCCATTTTCCCGTCAAGGAATGATCGATAAGGCGAGCATGAGGAAGAGCAGGTTTGCCGAGTGATCGGTCGAACGCAGCCCTTGGTTGGCTTGGGTTGGGGCGAATCGATGACTCGAAAATACAAACGCAAATCCCCCACCGCCGCCATTAGGCTGTTGCCTTTCCTCTTTGGGATTCGTTCCGGGATGCGGATTGAAACGCGGAGTGGCGGAGGAGCGGAGAATCGCGGAGGTAAAAAGGACATGAGCCGAAATGGACGAGGGGCTGGGCTTAGTCGGAACCTCGCGGACCTTGTTGGTTGCTGACGACTCGGCGTAGTCCGTCGATCCGCTTGGCTTCGTGGAAGTGGAGCAGCAGGTCGGCACGAAACGCACATGGATCACGCAGTTCGTCGTACTGGCAACCACAAAGAACGCCTTCACCTCCTCTGCGATGCTCCGCGTTTCCAACCGATGCCGCCGCAACAGGCGGGCGGAAAAATGGAACGGTATTGCTCCTGTCCTTATTTCCTCCGCCAGCGTCGCTTTGATCGCCGCATGAGGGTCGAGCGTATCGTAAGCAAATAAGATCGAAACACTCTGCCGAGCTACGTTACGGCTCAGAACGCAATGGAATGCTGACGACCAGGCCAGCAAATCTCTTGCGGCCACTGTTTTGAAAGATGCCTTCATGGCAACTCAAACAACCGCCCGTTAATGGAATCGCCAGAGCGCGGCGATAATATCCGTCTTCCACCAATTCGACGTGTGTGGAACCTGTGGCGATCTCCTTCGCCGCTCGCTTTTCAAATTCACTCTTGGGGGCGTGGTCGACGCTCATGGGCTTGAGGCTCGCCGATATCCAACGTGCTTCAACACCCGACTGATCTTCGATATCGGAAAAGATGTCCTGCATCGCCCGCGCTGGAAGCAGGGACTTGTCACGATGAAAGTATCGGTCATGTAACATCGCCAGCGTTGACTTGTAAACATCCTGCATCACCGTCGCACGATCGCGTGCCAGCTCGACGGACAGTTCCTTCGTCTCAATATGCTGCGTTTCGGTTGCAGGCGACTCGTTGTCCGCGGGACGTTCCGAGGGTTTGCTTTGCGCGACGTCGTCGCTGCGTCCTCCAGGAGCAACAGCTGCATACGCGGCGGCGCAAATCATCAGCAACCCAATCAATCGAGTGATCCTCATCTCTGACGCTCCCACGCACAGGGTGACCAACGACACGAGGGGCAAATCCCAGCCACTCCCAAGGCGTGACCCACTGGAACTTGGTGGCGGCCGTTGCTATCCTCGAATTATGCACCCGCATGTCTAGAATTGCAAGCGAGTAACCATGGGCGAAGCAATTACGAGCCTCCGCTCCACCGTTTCGCAGTCGGCGTCCACGTCGTCGGCGTCCACGGCATTCACTGCTGACCCTTTTTGTTACGCTCAGCCTTTTTGCTACGCCGCTCGGTTTAGGAATCGAGCAACAACGGGAGTGTCGCGATGCCTGCGATCACAAACAACAAGATCGTTGCGGCGCACCCCTTTCGTGGTTCGATGCCCAGTTCGTGCGTCAAACGTTCGATGAACTTCTTTGATTCCTTCAACCTCACGCCCGTAGCTTCTTTGTAAAGCTTGACAGCTTTGAGCTTGCTGCCCGCTTGGATGGCATCGAGAATTTCGTCGATCTGTTTCCCATCGAGATCCTTGTCCCAGGAAACGGTTGCGGTGCCAGCGGGGAGACCCTCTACGTAGTTCTTGGCAGCGACAAGGGAGCTTCCCGTCCATTGTTTGTACAGCTTGACTGCATTGAGTTTTCGCCCCGCTTGTAGTTCAAGGCGAATCGTGTCGATTTGTTCGTCGGTTAGCTTGTCGGCCACGAAGTGCCTCCCTTGTGCAAAATGGTTGTTATCGACCGCCGAGTGTCGTTCGGATTGCGGATCTTCAATTGTTTGAAGACGTCGTAATTTGTCGCTTCTTCTCGGGCCGCACTTTTGACTTCAAACACGACCAGCGGCACCGCTTTAATGTGCAGAATGCCATCGGGAATACATTTTTCACTGTCAACGATTTCGAGTTGGTTGACGAGCTAGAAGAGCTTGTGCCCCGATTTGTAGTCAGCGGACGACTCAACCGCAAGCGATGCTTCTGATGTAGTGGATCTTGCTAAAGATCCTCTTGCAGGACGTGTAGCCACGTCCACTACGATTGACAATTCGCGATAGTCGATCCGTTGCACATACAGATCTTTTTGGTGGTGGTCTTCGCGTTTGGTCTAGAAGCCATCGGCGGCCGTGCATGCGGTGAGTTACCGAATCACCGCTTCGATTTCGCCGGGCGTGATGTTGTCCGCCGCATACTTCGCGATTCTCCGCGCCTCCGCGTTTATATCTTTCCCGTGTGTTTTTTTAGCGCGGAGTGACCGAGCCTTTGCAATTCACGATGCGGCGGAGAGCCACTCGCAACAGAACCATTGCGTTCTCCTGACCATCTCTTTGCCAGATTTCCTGAAGCCGTTCGCATGTGCCCACGACAGTGAAAAGGGGGCATCCGCCGTTTTGCTATTCAAGGCACATTGGCCTCGCTCGTTTGGGTTTCACCCCATTCAGGTTCAGCAGCTTGCTTCGATACTCCGACCTCCGTGCTCTGATGTTGCTACTGAAATTGCCCCCCCCTGACATTCCGGCCGCGGTAATCGCGGCGGCCCCCCCCATTACAGAGCTTCGGCGTCCCTGCGAACAAGCCAAGGGTGCGTGTGAACCCGAAAAGACGCATTTTGACGAAAAAGGAGGACAAAACCGCGTGAACTCAGGTGCCGGTCGATTGTTGTTTTGCTTTCCAGTTTGAATTGGTACAATGTGACGTCCCACCGAGAGACCTGGCTTCTCTCTCCCCCCCTCCTTTGGAAACGCGACATCGCGCGCGTGACGGAATTGCTGATGGCAAGACCACCACGATATTGCAACGCAACGCCTTGCTCATCGACGCGCTGCATCTATCTGCTCGTTTTGCTGATCGGATCACTGCTTAGTAATCACGCGATAGCCAATCCGAATGAAGCCACTTGGAAGGCAGATTTTGAAGCCCATGTTTTGCCGCTGATGAAAACGCATTGCTTGGATTGTCATCGCAAGGACAATGCGGAAGGGGAGTTTGACATCCAACAATATGCGGATGCCAACACAGCCCTGAAGCACATCGATTCATGGGAACGAGTCGTCAAGCGGATTAGCCTGGGCGAGATGCCTCCCGAAGGTAACGAACCCCTTCAACCTGATCAAAAAGCGAAGGTCCAAGCTTGGTTTGATTCCCGTCCAAAGCCGAATCTGTGCGATGAGCTGGCGTCGGAGGAGACGCAAAAGTGGTATCGCGGCACGGTGATGTCGCGTCGCTTGACCCGCAGCGAATACCGTTTTGCGGTCGAGGATCTCGTCGGCAAAGTGTTACCCGAGTCGATCAGTCTGCCGTCGGACGGCAGCGGTGGCGAGGGCTTTGACACCAACGGTGACTCGCTGTTTCTTTCTCCGATTCACCTCGAAGGCTATCTTCGCGGCGCGGACTGGGCTATCCAACAACTGCTCGCCCCTGACAATAGCACCGAGTTCGTGTTGGCAAACGAAACGTCACTGGACCGCGACGCCGCCAACGGGATAGTCGAACGCTTCGCACGCCGAGCTTGGCGACGCCCTATTGCCGAGGACGAGCTGGAGCGGTTGATGGTCTTGTACGATGCCACGTTGGCTCGAGCTCAGGACAATTCAGGTTCCAAACAAGATCACGCTGCGTTCCAACAAGCCGTCGCACAACCGCTCAAAGCGACGTTGTTGTC
This window harbors:
- a CDS encoding family 16 glycoside hydrolase, coding for MRLLGLVNCLWLLLVACGGICSNPSLADEADEPGESAAKDVSVVSPEDDWSQPSFWRTGKGKPVGEAWEFADGEVRLVKPRTGDGNILSPPLPPNFELAWDWKISPKTNSGLKYRVRKFGNRYLGVEYQIIDEAIPLKEPSKGSTASIYDLQAPTLDKPLKPAGQWNHARVVARGTHLQHFLNGKQVAEISTVGTAWDASYVRSKFFEESGFAQPREGDRVMLTDHGGQAAYKNFQLTVLPAPTEADVSSSIAGPFLANGMRNSWADQNSIVLWTRTTKNPEAKMDGLPFVKLSKGKAKKLATGTDAKKLLDAQLPAGAELDQMLGACPGIAGEVRLTYFPKLKRYDSKTTPWKTTVAEEDFTAQWALKDLKPGTEYAAIVETRPVGNDGVPAEALSAVLRGGFETAPDASRDQDVRFCMTTCHDFIRRDDGDLGHKIYPAFEQIGPDFVVHAGDIEYYDKPDPWAMTKELMRFKWQRIFALPNNRRFYANHTTYFIKDDHDTLKNDCWPGERYGSVSFEEGVQLFNEEQFPSHQPRYQTVSWGKHTQMWILEGRDFRSPNNMPDGPEKTILGKTQKEWLLQTLKDSDATFKLLFSPTPIVGPDRENKSDNHANDNFVHEGDELRRAFAEIDGLIIFCGDRHWQYASLDEKSGLWEFGCGPGSADHELGWKPGDKRPTHQFLRVAGGFLSGRVKAKGMDGKPELTLRHHEVNGKQVSEFHFPVKE
- a CDS encoding c-type heme family protein; the protein is MRITRLIGLLMICAAAYAAVAPGGRSDDVAQSKPSERPADNESPATETQHIETKELSVELARDRATVMQDVYKSTLAMLHDRYFHRDKSLLPARAMQDIFSDIEDQSGVEARWISASLKPMSVDHAPKSEFEKRAAKEIATGSTHVELVEDGYYRRALAIPLTGGCLSCHEGIFQNSGRKRFAGLVVSIPLRSEP